Below is a window of Pochonia chlamydosporia 170 chromosome 7, whole genome shotgun sequence DNA.
CCTCAAAATCGCCCCCCACGACTCCTTCCTCCCCAGCCGGACGACGCCcttccccgccgccgacaGCATCATCTACAACCCCCCCGCGTCAGAGGCATCCCCAGCACACAcccccttcatcttcctgCCGAGCAGCGACCCCCGAAAATCAGCACTCCTCCGGATGCGTAGCGGCGGTTCTACCCTCGATAATGTCGCGGAGGCAGGTCTGCCGCCCAAGATGCGGTACAAGCATCGGCGCCCGCGGTATAATCtcaaggaggaagatgtcgaggagatgaagaggCTTCGGGCGGAGGACCCCCTTACGTGGAGTGTGGGCAAGCTGGCGCAGAAGTTTGACTGCTCGGAGGTGTTTGTCAAGATGGCGGCTCCGGCGTCGCAGGAGCATCGGGAGTGGTTGAAGGggaagctggagaggaagatggcgaggTGGGggccgaagaagacgcagGCGAGGGAGGATCGGAAGAGGAGGGCGGAGATGGTGTACCGGGGGGAATTATAATCGACGATTACTGCATCAGCTAGTTAGAACAATGTACAATTCTATACTATGGGGGAGGACACATGTAGGATATGGATAGGATCTATGGGGAGGAGTTCATCATTGCAAAAGGGGAAGCTGGAATTCATGTATAAAACAATCTGGATGCATAGGCAGATACCACTACTTCTACAATGCATTGTTTACAACAGGGACTAGTCCCCCTTCatgtttgttgtttgtggAATTGCGGGTTACATCTTAACAAAAGCATTGGTGTTGGAGCAGTCATATTAATCCCATCGAAGAACGCCTAACATACCAGATTCATAAACATTACAGGGCACACTGGCGGTTTCCGCAACCGCTAAACGACGAACCCTTTTCGTTACTAACGTCTTTTTTCCCCGGAATTAccctccagcaccagccgCACCAACTCCGGGCACAGCCTTTGATTTCCGACTCTAGCACGCGGCCACCAAAGCCCTTCTCGTCGTCCCATTCCGGGACGCAGGCGCCAATTCGAACCATGCGAACGAGCTTGCGCTTGACCCGGCCACCAATTCCTTCAATCTCATGTCGTTCATACCCAGGACCCAGCTGGGGCGATGGAGTTCGTTCATGgcgctcttcttcaattAACGCTCCAAGGGGAGTGGCAGGCCCAAAGGGTGATCCGGCGGGACTATCAGACACACCCAATGCAGGAGGCGAAGGAGTTGACGTTGTTGTCCATACTGGAGGCTCATTGACCCATGGAGCCGTGCCGCTGTCACGAGCGTCCTGGGCGTCGCAGTCGACTTCTTGTTCGCGATCTTTGGCAGCGAGACACTCTTCGCCTCGACCACAAATTACACCACGATCTCCGTCTCCGATGCCGGTGCCTAGTCCACCAAGCACCTCGCCATATTGATTGCGCCACCGCCATATGCTAGGGAACGCAATTCACTTAGTATAATCATCCTTGCGGTTCGCATGGTGCTGGGAACACACTCACCTTCGATACTCATGATCTGCCCCCCGGATGCTTCTACCGCACGGCTGGCATAGCCAGACACCCGCCGTTTCGCATTTGCAAAGCGATTGTTGCACGGCGTCGGAGTCAAACGGTAAGTTAGGGTCGAGACGTGGAATCGCCAATGCTGCGATAGGTGCTTTGATGCACGTTCTACACAACCTACGGTGTCTCTCGCGGAGAGCAACAGGTGCAGGTGGCTTTATTGAACAGTTCTGAGGCCACAATCGTTAGCACGATATGGCAAGCTTGGTCAAGGTTCCAAACTGTGCTATGCAGATGATTGACCTACTCGGCAGATCACTTCGCCACACTTTCTGCATTCATCGACCATGTCGCGGGCGCAGCTACCGGATTTGCCGTTATAGCTCCGTCCGTCTTCCATGTAATGCCAGTTGCTTGCTCGAGCACGATAGCGAAGCAATTCATCAGCATTTACAGCATTTTCCTCGTTGGAGCAATGTAACGTCGAGGTCAGGAGAACGTTGCGGTATTGAATGAGGCCATCGTGTACCGAACGACACGAGCGTGCTAGGGCATCTAACGTATTCAGATCGATGGACGAGACGATTGAAGCAATGATACTACAGCGGATGTGTTAATCGGGGAATTGCAAGGGCACAGAGGAGGCAATTGCCCGGTAGTCATGAAAGGCTGGGAGAAAACATACGGATAACATTGGAACGCTCTCGCGATTGACTCTGAGCAATGAGTAGAAACAGAAGGCATCGCCGGAGGCTCACTAGCTTTAATCTGCACTTGAGCCTTTGCTTGTAGTGTCTGTGTAATCAAGTCTTCAGGCGGGTGACTAGCgccatcgtcgccatcttcttctaAATCAACGAATCGTGCCATTGTCTAGAACTACTCGGATGCGTGCTACTGAAATGCCGATGACAGACGATGAAGTGACGTGTAGACTAGGCGTGGGGCCGTGGATCGACAAACGGAGACCTCGAGCCTGTATGAggtgacgacgaagaagggaagaaaaggaaaggtCTTAAAGAACGATGCTTGATATTGATGGAGCCATTGCAGTGGCCGGTATGTACATCAACTACGCGGTTGAGAATTGGACAggatgaaggtgaagaagacCAAACACGAGGAGTCGAGTTGACACATGGGAACAGCTCAAGGTGGGTTAGGCGTTGGAAAGCTTGGTCTCGTGCCTCTTGGATCTCCACTAGGCGCCCAGATAAGGGCGTCAAAGGCGTGAAGAATGTTGGCGCCAGTTGATCAGTTGACGCCAAGCACAGCACGAATAGCCCGGAACTACGACGGGCCAAGAGCCGGAGCCGATCCTCCCCCCGCATCAATTGGACCACCGCTACTCAGGTGGCAGGCGCAATGCATGGCGTTGGGCGGCGCAGTGGTGCGCGGAGGGGTTGGAggggaaggaaggagcctGGAATGAGGTAAAACAGCACTTGaccagtcaactggtctcatGGATCGCACCTGCCGCCCTCTGCGTCCTGCACCCAGTATTTACCCCTCAACTCGAGACCAGTTTGGTGTCTGGGGCTTCATGAGAGATGCGTTTGTTCCCTTGCCAGGATGCAGCTGTACTACAAAtgaagctcgtcaagcacATTAATGCTCGTTTGCACGCCCTAAGACCTTCAGTATGAACCAAACTCCCGCCGCCCCTATCCCAAGCAAGGCCACATCCTTCAATGGTGCGGATATCACATCCAGGGAAAACAAACCACCTGACGTGTCACTTACGTTGAGACTTTCACTACGTGGAACAAGGCATTTACAGTGAGATTCGTCTATGACCTCTTTCTATTTGCCATACCCCATGCTCTATGTCTATTCTATCATTTGAGTCTATGCTTCATTCTATCATTGATGCTTCTAAACGCTGCAACGCCCGCAAAAACTTCCCGAAAATCACGAACACCATGGCACTTCTCACCTCGAACCCAATGCAATAAACAACATACCAAAACACATCAGGACCAACCTATTTCAAAGAGTTTGTACCCGACTTCATCCGCTCGTCCAACtgcgcccttcttctcgatcCGCTGCACTGACAATATGCTGAGCACTTTGCCGTCCTTCCGCCTGCACTTCTCCTTGTCTTGGAACACCGTCTCAACCGTGTCACTGATGCCTGCGAACTTTCCGTTTGGTCT
It encodes the following:
- a CDS encoding 60S ribosomal protein L20 (similar to Metarhizium acridum CQMa 102 XP_007814864.1), giving the protein MDIRSLARPVAQLLTSRCHQPLLLQRGHKTTARTKRALKIAPHDSFLPSRTTPFPAADSIIYNPPASEASPAHTPFIFLPSSDPRKSALLRMRSGGSTLDNVAEAGLPPKMRYKHRRPRYNLKEEDVEEMKRLRAEDPLTWSVGKLAQKFDCSEVFVKMAAPASQEHREWLKGKLERKMARWGPKKTQAREDRKRRAEMVYRGEL
- a CDS encoding sulfate transporter protein (similar to Eutypa lata UCREL1 XP_007794595.1) — encoded protein: MARFVDLEEDGDDGASHPPEDLITQTLQAKAQVQIKASEPPAMPSVSTHCSESIARAFQCYPIIASIVSSIDLNTLDALARSCRSVHDGLIQYRNVLLTSTLHCSNEENAVNADELLRYRARASNWHYMEDGRSYNGKSGSCARDMVDECRKCGEVICRNCSIKPPAPVALRERHRRLCRTCIKAPIAALAIPRLDPNLPFDSDAVQQSLCKCETAGVWLCQPCGRSIRGADHEYRSIWRWRNQYGEVLGGLGTGIGDGDRGVICGRGEECLAAKDREQEVDCDAQDARDSGTAPWVNEPPVWTTTSTPSPPALGVSDSPAGSPFGPATPLGALIEEERHERTPSPQLGPGYERHEIEGIGGRVKRKLVRMVRIGACVPEWDDEKGFGGRVLESEIKGCARSWCGWCWRVIPGKKDVSNEKGSSFSGCGNRQCAL